The following are from one region of the Hemiscyllium ocellatum isolate sHemOce1 chromosome 26, sHemOce1.pat.X.cur, whole genome shotgun sequence genome:
- the rabif gene encoding guanine nucleotide exchange factor MSS4: MRGCDRKRKLAISSAVSMESGSGPGEADAALGHRATGLVTAAGRNGKAVVCERCGSRVLSPGAARYQRIEMFLPSMRQSVALGPEESSVQGDMLQEHWFVDDMYTFENVGFTKNVNNIKYLVCADCEIGPIGWHCLDDKKSFYVALDRVQHE; the protein is encoded by the exons aTGAGAGGGTGCGACCGGAAGCGGAAGTTAGCCATCTCCTCTGCCGTGTCCATGGAGTCAGGGAGCGGGCCCGGAGAGGCGGATGCTGCGCTCGGTCACCGAGCCACCGGCCTCGTTACCGCCGCCGGCAGGAACGGAAAGGCGGTTGTGTGCGAGCGGTGCGGCTCCCGTGTGCTCAGCCCCGGGGCAGCTCGGTACCAGCGGATAgag ATGTTTCTTCCATCGATGAGGCAGAGTGTGGCACTGGGCCCTGAGGAAAGCTCAGTACAAGGGGATATGCTCCAGGAGCATTGGTTCGTTGATGACATGTATACCTTTGAGAATGTTGGCTTCACCAAGAACGTGAACAATATCAAGTATCTGGTTTGTGCTGACTGTGAGATTGGGCCCATTGGCTGGCACTGCCTGGATGATAAAAAGAGCTTTTATGTGGCTCTGGATCGAGTGCAACATGAATAG